CACCCAACCCGTCCACCTGTGGACTGAAACGCCATGGAATGCCTTTCGCTGAGTGACGAGCAACGGCGGGCTGTCGAAGCGCCGTTCGGATCAAACCTGGTCATTGCCGGTCCCGGAACGGGCAAGACCCGGACGCTGGCGTACCGTGTCATCCATGTCATCCGGGCGTTGGGGGTGCCGCCGGACAACATCCTCGCCGTGACCTACACCAACAAGGCGACCGAGGAAATGCGCTATCGGCTGCGCTGGCTGCTCCCCGACGAAGCCGGACGGCTGACGATTGGCACCTTCCACAGCTTCTGCATTCGCCTGCTGCGGCAGCACCACGCGCACCTTGACCTCCCCAGGCATTTCGGCATTGCCGACGAAAACGCGCAAATCAGGCTGCTCCAGCGCCTGCGCCCCAACATCACAGAGCAAAACGCCCGCAACATCCTGCTGCACTTTTCCCAGGAGCGGCTGGGCAAACTCAAGGATATGGACACACTGGCCAGAGAAAATCCCTTCTTTGCCCAGTACCTGGCCGGACTGCGCCACAACGCCCTCATTGACTTCGATGACATCCTGGTATTGACCGGCAGGCTGCTCAACCGGACAGAGATTCTGGACGAAGTGCGGGCCGGACTGCGTTTCATCCTCGTGGATGAGTTTCAGGATACCGACCGCATGCAGTACGCCATCCTCAAACGTCTGGCCCTGCGGCAGGACCTGAATACCAAGCGCTGTGAAAACATCATTCCCGTTTTTGCCGTTGCTGACGATGACCAGTCCATCTTTGCGTGGCGCGGGGCGCACCCGGAAAACATCCACGAGTTTTTTACGGAGTTTCTTGCCGGGCAGGACGAGGCCGTGCTGCGGCTCGAAACCAACTACCGGTGTTCGGGCCACATCGTGGAAGCAGCCAACCGTCTTATGGCACAGGCGCCGCGCCTGTTTGACAAATCCCCACAGGCCCACCGTGCGGCCGGGAAAGCCGTTCAAATCGTCCCCTACGGCAGCCCGGAAGAAGAAATCGCGGGCATTGCCCAGGACATTCTCACCGCCCGGCAACAGAACGTCCCGCTGTCAGAAATGGCCATCCTCTACCGCCGCCACGACACAGGACAGCAGATCGAAGTCGCCTTGCTGGAGAAAGGCATTCCCTGCCAGGTCGTACGCCGCACAGGCCAGTTTGAAGCTCCCACGGTAAAGCAGTGGCTGCTGCTGATGCGCACCATTGTCAACCCTGACGACGACCTGGCCCTGGCGGAACTCATCGGGCTGATCTGTGACGATGCCACCCGCCGGTACTTTGAGCAACAGCACCGGAGTGCAACGGGCAAACAGGCACTGCGCCACATCCTCTGGGAGGCGCTTGAAGCCGACCAATCCGATGTGCGGCGCGCGGCCGGGAAAATCGTGGGCTGGCTTGCCTTTGGCAAAACCTGTCTGGACACTTCCCCGTGCCTGTCCCACTGGATAGCCACGCTGGGCGCGTTTCTCAAAGCCGACACGGCGGCCATGCCGCCGCTGGCTGTCCCTTCGCCTGATCTGGTCACGGCAGCCAGGTGGCTGGCGCGGCTGAGTGAAGTCAAAGGCACGCTGGTCATTGCCGCCACCGATCCACTCGTGGAAGAAGTCGCCACGTACCTCGTTGTGCATACCCTTGCCGGGCAGGCCGCCTTTCACGTTTGCGCCGGCCGCAAACTGCCTCCCCAGATACCGACTGAAAAGGCCGTCCTGCTGGCGCTTGACCCCGCGGCCGAACAGACAGCCACCCGGCAGTGGAAGTTTGACGGCGTCCTGCTCGTCGCAACGACCCTGCCGGGACAGGCAACCTATGCCCGCCGTCAGGTTGATCCTGGCGCGCTACCCACGGACGAACGGGGCGCGCAGCCAAGCCGTTTCGTCACCCTGTGGAAGCTGATGCGGACGTATCTGGCCACGACGCTGCAACCGCTCTTTGCGGATTACACCGTCGTGGACCTGGAAACGACGGATAAAGACGCACAGCACTGCGACATTGTGGAAGTCGCCGCCGTCCGCATCCGGCAGGGAAAGGAAACGGAAGCCTACAGCCAGCTCGTCCGACCGACCCTGGAGCCAATCTCCACCGAAGCCGAAAAGACCCATCACATCAGCCCGGCGATGGTGGCCGACGCCCCCACCTTCGAGGAGATCGCACCGGCGCTGCATGCCTTTCTGGGGCAGGATTTGCTCGTCGCGCACAACGGACTGGCCTTTGATTTCAGGATTCTCCGGCGCCGCTTCCGGGAGGCCGGACTGACATTCGACCACCCATGCTTTGACACCCTGCTCTTTGCACGGCAGCTCTATGCCGATCACCCCACCATCAGGCGTTGTCGCCTGGAAGACCTTGCGCAGGCGCATGGCATCGAGATAGGCACGGCGCACCGCGCACTCGATGACACACGTGCGCTGGCGGCAGTGTTTCAGGCGATGCAGCGGGACTACCAGGAACAGCGCGCCGCAACTCTCGGCGCAGAAACGCTGGGTATCCTGGCGCTGGCGATGCTGTTGGAGATGTCTGAAACCGACGCGGACGCCTCCAGCCTGTTTCAGGCAGGTGCGGCTATGTGGAAGACGGCCACGGATGACTGGCTCGTATCACGCCTGGAAGGCGAGCCGGTGGCAGCAACGGCCCTCGCTGTATGGAGGAAAAGATTGGGCAGCGATGTAACGGAGACGGTCAACCAGGCGCCGGAGGTGTTGGCCGCCCTGGCCAAGCGCTACGATGATCTTCCGACCCGTGAAGGCATGCAGGCGCTGCTGGATTTCACCCGCCTGATGACGGCGGCTGATCACTGGCGCGACTGTGAGGCCGTCACACTGATGACCATTCACGCCGCCAAGGGTCTGGAATTTTCCCACGTCTGGCTGCCGGCATTGGAAGAATCCTCCCCGGTGTCAGGCAGTCCGCCACCGGCAGCCAACCCGAACCGCCACAACAACGACCGGTTGGAGGAAGAACGCCGGCTGCTGTACGTCGGATTGACGCGCGCCCAGGAACAGGCCGTCTTGTCGTGGGCAAAAACCAGGGACGGGAACTCCAGGACCCACCTCCGCTTCCTTGCCGACCTTGGTCAGTTGGTTTCGGCAGGCGAAAACGGTTCCGCCTTCTCCCCCGACATGGCGTAACATCCACTCCCGCAAAACGTTCTCCTCTCACCTCAACGTGCCATGTCACATGCCGAAATCATTGCCATTGGCTCGGAACTGCTCACGCCGTTCCGCAGCGACACCAACTCCCTGTGGTTGACCGCCGAACTCAATGCCCTGGGCATTGCCGTGCGCCGCAAGACCGTCGTCGGTGACGACGAGTTGTTTCTGGAAGAAACCCTCCGCGATGCCCTCCGCAACTCGCCGGTCGTCATCACCACCGGCGGACTGGGGCCGACCGAGGATGACATCACGCGAAAGGTTGTGGCGCGTGTCACGCAGCGCCCGCTCGTACTCCAGCCGGACATTCTCGACCGCATCCGGCATCAGTTTGAAAGCCGCGGCCTGAAGATGGCCCCCAACAACGAACGGCAGGCACTTGTGCCGCGCGATGCCGAGGCGCTCCACAACGAATACGGCACGGCGCCGGGCATCGTGATTGCGGAAGGCGACCGGCTGCTCATTCTGCTGCCCGGACCGCCACGCGAAATGCGGCCGATGTTTACGACCCACGTTCGCCCCAGACTGGCGCCCCTGGCCGGCAGCACGCGCCTCCGCACCCGGACGTTACGGGTGGCCGGCATGGGCGAATCCCAAGTGGATGACCTGATTGCCCCGATTTATACGCGCTACACCAACCCCACCACGACGATCCTGTTCAACAACACCGAAGTCGAACTGCATTTCACTGCCAGCGCCCCCTCCGACGCCGAAGCCGAGGCGCTGCTCGATGAAGTCGTCGGGCAGGTTGAACAGGTGCTTGGCGTCAATGTGTTCTCGCACTGTGGCGAGACGCTGGAGCAGATTGTCGGGCTGCGGCTGACCCTCAAGGGCTACACCATTGCCACGGCTGAAAGCTGTACGGGTGGGCTGCTGTCCAAGCGCCTTACCGACGTGCCCGGCAGCTCGAAGTATTTTCTGGAAGGCGTCATTGCCTACGCCAACGAGGCCAAAACCCGCCGGCTGGGTGTTCCGGCCGAACTCATTGCCGCACACGGCGCGGTCAGCGCCGAAGTCGCCGAAGCCATGGCAACTGGCGTCAAGGCGCGCGCCGGAACAACGATTGGCGTCGGCATCACCGGCATTGCCGGCCCCGATGGCGGAACGGATGAAAAGCCGGTTGGATTGGTCTATGTCGGCGTTGCCGGCGACTTCATCGTGACGCACCGGAAGTTCATCCTGCCCGGCGACCGCGACCGCATCCGCCACCTGGCTTCGCAGGTTGCGCTCGATCTGGTCCGGCGGACCTTCCTGCTGTGAGGCCCCTCACGCGCACCGGACCGCTCAGGCTGGAAGAAACTCTATCCGGTAGTCTTCAATGACCGGGTTGGCCAGCACCTCACGGGCAAACCGTTCCAGCTCGGCGCGGGCGGCTTCAGTGTCGTCGCTGTCGGCCAGCTCGACCTCGAAGAACTTGCCCTGCCGAACGTCCCGAATGCGGGTGAAGCCGAGGGCCTCACTGGCGCGCTGAATGGTTTGCCCCTGCGGGTCAAGTACCCCCGGCTTGAGGGTCACGTGCACGGTGGCTTTCATGAGTTTCTGGCGATGCCGGGCAGGGCTACTCCGCCGCCGGCGCGGTGGCCGGGGCGGCAGTATCCGTAGGGCTGGCAACCGGTGTGGCAGGGGCCGCCGCCGCTGGTGCGTCGGACGCTGGTGCGTCGGAGACCACGACGACCTTGAGCGCCACGGTCACATCGCGGTGCAGCCTGACCGGCACTTCATATTCCCCAAGCGCCTTGATTGGCTCCTTGAGAGCAATTTGCCGCCGCTCGACTTCGAGCTGCTGGGCGGCCAGCGCCTCGGCAACGTCCATCGAAGTCACCGAACCGTAGAGCGTTCCCTTCTCACCAGCCTTGCGCGGGAAGGTCAGCGTCAGGGTGGCCAGCTTCTCGCTGAGCGAGCGGGCCGCGGCGAGTTCGGCTTCAGCCAGCTTGACCAGACGCTGCCGCTCACGCTCGATGAGCTTGATGTTGGCGCGGGTCGCCATGAGCGCCAGTCCCTTGGGAATCAGATAGTTGCGCCCATAGCCGGCGCGGACCTTCACGATGTCGCCCCGAATACCCAGGTGCTCGACATTTTCCTTCAACAGCAGTTCCATCATCGCCATGGTCTTCACCTTGCCTTTCGTCTGATGGGCTATTCGTCACCCTCTGACTCAGCACCAGCATTGTTTGCCGTCCGGCGCGCGGCGCGTATTTCCATCCGCCGCTCCCGGCGGGCCTTGATTTTCTGGGCGCGCTTGAGGTCTTCATCCACACGTACCGTCAGAAAGCGGATGACCGGATCGAGCACCCGCAACCGACGCTCCGTTTCGGCAATTTCCCGCCCCGTGCCGTTGACATGGAGCAGAATATAAAAGCCCTCGTAAAACCGGCGACTTCCCTTACGGATCATATAGGCCAGTCGCTGCCGGCCGATCTTTTCGACCTTGTTGACCACCCCACCCTGACTGGTGATCTGCGTGGAAAGGGACTCTACAATACCTTCCATTTCCCCTTCCGGCAGGTCAGGATCGACAATAAACATCACTTCATAAAGACGATCACACTTCGTATTCACTCGTTAGGCTCCTTTCGGACTCAGTCACCCGACTGACGCCTCCACTCCAGATTGAGGGAAGCAAGGGATATAGCGGCGTTACCGGAACGCCGGATGGGGTTGCCCCCGGGTCAGGCCCGGGGTCAGGCATTGAACCGTGCCATGGCCGGCTCGATGCCATAGTGTACCCAGGCTTCGACGGCATCGGCGGCGCGCGCCGTCACGGCCGGCAGCTCCGCCTGTTCCGCCGCCGAAAAACGGCTCAGCACGAAATCAGCCAGGTTTTCGACCGGGTGCGCCGGGCCGATGCCCACCCGAAGGCGGGCATAGTGCTCGGTTCTGAGCTTCGCATTCAAGGACTTCAAACCATTGTGACCGCCAGCGCTTCCCTTGGCGCGCAGGCGCAGGCGGCCGAAGGGCAGGGCGACATCATCCACCACGGCCAGCAGGTCACGCTGCGGGTTACAGTCATACCTGGCACACAGCAGCGCTACCGCCTGTCCCGAAGCATTCATAAAGGTCTGCGGCTTGGCGAGCAGGACCACCTCGGTGCCCACGGTGATGCGACCGGTCAGGGCTTCGCACTCCGCCAGCTTGATGGGCCGGCCGGCGCGTTCCGCCAGTGCATCCACCACCAGAAAGCCGATGTTGTGGCGCGTCAGGGCATAGGTTGCGCCGGGATTGCCAAGTCCCACGACACACTTCACAGCGGGACTACTTCTTGCCCTTCTTCGGCGCTTCACCTGCGGCTGCGGCCGCCGCCTCGGCGGAAGCGCGCGTGCCGACCAGCGAGGCGATGAGTTGGGTGGGCGGCGAGAGCAACTGCACACCTTCGGGCAGCTTGACATCCTGTGCATAGATGCGCCCGCCAATCTTCAGGTCCGTGATGTCCACCACGATTTCTGTGGGCAGTTGCGCCGTCAGACACTTGACCGTGAGCGTGCGTACCCCACGCTGCAACACCGCCCCCTGCTTGACCCCCAGCGGCTCGCCCTGCAAACGCAGGGGCACCGGGGTCTTGACCGGCTCATCCAGGGCCACGCGCAAAAAGTCCAGGTGCTCGATGGAACCGCGTACCGGATGGGTCTGCACTTCCCGGATGATGACCGGCACGAGCCCTTCTTCCGGCAGGCTGATGTTGAACACCGTAGCCCGACTCACCCCCTTGCGCACGAACGCCGCGAAGGCTTTGCGGTCCACCAGACCATTGAATGACGGCTGTTGGCGCCCATAGACATTGACCGGAATGGCTCCGGCCCGGCGACAGCGCCGCGCCTCGTTGGAACCAAGCTTCTGCCGCGCCTGCACTTCAATCACGGTGTCAGCAATCATGACGACGTACCACTTACCTTTCTTCTCTGCTCCGAATCCTGTTTGGCTCCGCAGACAAAACCTGCCGCGCCCAAGACGAAAAAAACCTACACAAAAAGCCGACTGACCGACGTGGCCGTGTGAATGGAGCGGATGGCTTCCGCCAGCAACCCCGCCACACTCAGCACCCGAATCCTGGACAGGGCCAGGTTCGGGTGCGGAATGGTGTTCGTCACCACGAGCTCTTCAATCGGAGAGTTGGCAATCCGCTCCAGCGCCGGGCCGGAGAGCACGGCATGAGTACAGCAGGCGTACACGGCCGTTGCCCCCTTGTCGGCAATGGCCTGTGCGACCTGCGTCAGTGACCCGGCCGTATCCACCATGTCATCCACAATCAGGGCGGGGCGGCCCTCGACCTGCCCCACGATGTTCATGACCTCGACCGTGTTGGCCTGTTCCTTGTCACGCCGCTTGTCGGCCAGGGCCAGATCGGCATCCAGCCGCTTGGCGTAGGCCCGGGCGCGCTCGACGCCACCGGCATCCGGCGCCACGACGACAAGGTTTTCCAGCTTTTTCTTGGCAAAGTAATCCAGCAGCACCGGCGCGGCGTAGAGGTGATCCACCGGAATATCGAAAAAGCCCTGAATCTGCCCGGCGTGCAGGTCCATGGTCAGCACGCGCGTCGCCCCGGCGGTGGTGATGATGTTGGCCATGACCTTGGCTGAAATCGGCACCCGTGGGCGGTCTTTCCGGTCCTTGCGGGCATAGCCAAAGTAGGGGATGACCGCCGTGATGCGTTCCGCCGAGGACCGCCGGAAGGCATCCAGCATGATGAGCAGTTCGATGACGTGGCTATCTACCGGCGGGCAGGTCGGCTGAACGATGAAGACATCGGCCCCCCGGACGTTTTCATTGATCTGGTAGTTGAACTCGCCGTCGCTGAAACGGGTGGTGTTGGCATCGCCGAGCTGGATGCCAAGGTAGCGACAGATTTCCTCCGCCAGGGGACGATTGGCGTTGCCACAGAACACGCGCATCCCGCTCATGACGTTGTTGCCCTCATCCCCCACGGACGAACAAATGCGACGCCCTGCGGTTTTCCAGGCAAGGCGTCGCCGGTGATCCATCACGAAAGTGGCTGGCAGACAAGGACTCGAACCTTGATTCAGCGCTCCAAAGGCGCTTGTCCTACCATTGGACGATCTGCCAGCAAACCCGAAAGCCGCTCACGGCGCCAATCCGGTTATCGTTCCCTTCAGGCGCTCCACATAAGCTTCACGGCTCACCGAGGAGACCAGCCACGCCTGCCATCCGGCATTCAGACAAGCCTGCCGCGCCGCCTCCCCGGCCTGTACCTCCCCGAAGAGACCGAACACCGTGCTGCCGCTGCCTGACATGCGGGCTACATGAGCGCCGAGGGCGGACAACCGATCACGCACTTCCCGTACCAGTGGAAAGGCGTCAAAGACGGTCGCTTCAAGGTCATTTCCAGTTGCCAACCAATCCACCCGGTTTGGTAAGCAAGCCGCCAGTTTACGGACGGTCTCCGCGTCTGTCAACCCTGCGTTCAAACGCCGAAACACGGGGCCGGTTGGAACCGCCAGCCCGGGATTGACAACCACAATGACCGGCAGACTGACCTCCGGCAGAGGGGTGATGTCATCCCCGCGTCCCAGACCGAGCGCCGTGCCGCCGGTCAGAAAAAACGGCACATCCGCCCCCAGCGCCGCTGCGATGCGCTGACACGTCACTGCCGGCAGAGTCACGCCCCACAGCCGTTGCAGCGCCAGCAGTGTCACGGCCGCGTTGCTGCTTCCGCCACCCAGTCCGGCCTGCATGGGGATGCGCTTCCGCAGGTGCAGGCGCGCGCCCTGCGCAACCCCCGTCGCCGCCTGAAGCTCCCGGGCCGCCCGCACGACCAGATTCCGCTCGTCGCAGGCCAGTGTCGGCTCATCGCAGGTCAGCGAGATGGCCGGCTCGTCTGTGATGTCAATTTCCAGCCAGTCGCAGAGGTCAATCGTCTGGAAGACGGTTCGCAGTTCGTGATAGCCGTCCGGTCGCCGGCCGATAACTTCCAGCGACAGGTTGATCTTGGCAAAGGATGGAAACACAACGGGCATGGGCATCTGTGGGCCATCTGAACCGGCCCGGCCAACCGTGAGCCGGCCAACCGGCCGCATCCGGCACTTGTTTCCGTAGCTTGGCGAAACCGGCCGGAAACGACAAGCCCGGACGGAACGCCGGCCCGTGGCGCTTCCGATGGTTGGCGTTCTCCCACCTTTTCCGGGATAATCGTCCACCGTAAGGAGCAGGGCATGTTTCCCGAACTGTTCGAGATTCCCGGCACAGGCTTCATCATCAACACCTACGGCGTGTTGCTCGCCATTGGCTTTCTCAGCGGCATGTGGCTGGCCGGACGGTTTGCCGTTGCCGATGGTCTGCCCCGTGGTGAGGTGCTGGACATCGTGCTGTATGCGCTCATCGCCTCGCTGGTCGGGTCGCGGGTGCTGCTCGTCGTGGTCGAATGGGAGAGCTTTCACAGGGACTGGCGGGCCATCTTCTCGCTCGATGTGCTGCGCTCCGGCGGGGTCTTCTATGGCGGACTGCTGGCGGCGATTGCGGCCAGTCTGTTGCTTGTCCGGTGGCGCGGACTTGACTGGTGGCGGGTGGCGGACGCCTGCGCGCCCGGCATTGCCCTGGGGCAGTTCTTCGGCCGCCTGGGATGTTTTGCCGCCGGGTGCTGCTGGGGGCGGCCCACCAACGCCTGGTGCGGGGTGCGCTTCTCCGAACGCGGGCATGAACTGACCGGCGTGCCCTACGGCATTCCCCTCCATCCAACCCAGCTCTACGAGAGCGTGGCCACACTCGGTCTTTGCCTGGCGCTGGGCTGGCTTTTCCACCGGCGGCGGTTTCGCGGGCAAATCATCCTGGCGTACATGTTCGGCTATGCCGTCATCCGGTTCGTGATTGAAATCTGGCGCGACGATCCGCGTGGTGCCGTCGGGCCGTTTTCCACCTCGCAGGCCATTGCCCTGGGCTGCGCCGCCTTTGCCGTCGGGGCCTGGCTGGTCCGGCGGCGGCAGGCAGCGATTGTCACCGACATTGTCACTGACGCCAGCGCGCCGGCTGTGCCGTCACCGCCCCCGCCAGCTTCACCGCCGTCATCACCGTCCTTGCTTCCCCCCGAATCCTGAGTCACCGTCGGTATCCAAACATTTGTCATGTCCACGGCACGCGCGGCTTCGACCGCACCACTCGTTTCCGCCCCACAAAAGGAAAAATTCGACAAAAAGGCGGCGGCCAGAGACACCGCCCGGCTCATGGCGAAGTATGGCGCGCCGTATCTGCCCTACTTTGCCCTGGCGTTCTTCTGTCTCCTTGGGGCAGGCAGCCTGGCACTCATCTACCCGCTTTTCGTCGGCACGCTGTTTGGTTCGATCTTTTCCCCGGACAAGCCCTCGGCGCTCTCACCACTTCTGAACCTCGTTTCAGGGTGGCTGACGGCGTTGTTTCCCGGCTACCGTCTTTCGCCACTCGATCCGGTGCTGGCCCTGCTGACGGGCATCCTGGTGGTGCAGTCCGTCCTGAGCTTCGGGCGGACCTACCTGCTCAACTATGTGGGTGAAAAGCTGGTGGCCGACGTGCGCCGGGACCTCTACCGGCATCTGCTTTCGCTGGACATCACGTTTTTCGCCAACCGGCGTACCGGTGAACTCACCTCCCGGATTGCTTCGGATGTCACGGCCATCCAGAACAGCGTCACGCTGAGTCTGGCGGAAGCCATGCGGCAGGTCATCGTGTTCACGGGGGGAACGGCGTTTCTGTTCTGGATTGACTGGCGTCTGGCCAGTCTGCTGCTCGCGCTCATTCCGGTGCTTGTGGTGAGTTTTGCCTTCTTTGGGCGCAGCATCCGGCGGCGCAGCACGCGCGTTCAGGATGCCCTGGCCGAGGCCACGGCCATTCTCGAAGAAACCATTGCCGGCATCCGCACGGTGCAGTCCTTCACCCGTGAGCCTTATGAAGTCAACCGCTACGAATCACATATCACCCGCTCGCTCCACGAGGCCCTGGGCCGCGCCCTGGCCCGTGGATTGTTCAATGCGGCAATTGTGTTTGTGCTCTTCGGCGGTTTTGTCGGGCTGCTCTGGTACAGCGGCAATCAGGTTCTGGAAGGCAAGCTCACCGCCGAGCAACTCATCCAGTTTTTGTTTTACGCGGCGTGGGTTGGCGGGGCCCTGGGCACGCTGGCCGAATACTACGGCGAGTTCAATCAGACGATTGGCGCGTCACGGCGTGTCGTCGAACTCTTTGACACCAAACCTGCGATTAGCGACGCCCCCGATGCCCGCTCCGTGCCGGAAGTCCGGGGACTGGTTGAAATCAGCGAAGCCTGCTTCATTTACCCCGGACGGACGGAGCCGGCCCTGGATGGCATCAGCATCACGGCCCGTCCCGGTGAAGTCATTGCGCTGGTGGGACCAAGCGGGGCCGGCAAATCCACCCTGATTGCACTCATCCCCCGGTTTTATGACCTTACCTCCGGCAGCATCCGTGTGGACGGCCTTGACGTACGGCAGTGGAAACTCGCCGACCTGCGCGCCAACATTGGCATCGTCCCCCAGGAAACGACGCTCTTTAGCGGCACGGTGTACGACAACATCACCTATGGCAAGCTGGATGCGACGCCGGAGGACGTGGAGCGCGTCGCCCGCGCTGCGCATGCCCACGAGTTCATCATGGCGTTTCCCCAAGGGTATCAGACCATTGTCGGCGAGCGCGGGGTCAAGCTTTCCGGTGGACAGCGGCAACGGATTGCCATTGCGCGGGCGCTGCTCAAGGACCCACGGATTCTCATCCTCGATGAGGCGACGAGTTCCCTAGATTCAGAGTCGGAACACTACGTTCAGGCGGCCCTCGATGCCCTGATGGAAGGGCGTACGACCTTCGTCATTGCCCACCGGCTGTCCACGGTCCAGCGGGCCACGCGCATTGTCGTCATGGCGCATGGGCGCATCGTGGAAGAAGGCACGCACAAGGAACTGCTGGCGCGCGAGGGGATATACAAAAAGCTCTACAAACTTCAGTTCCGCGATGTGCCCGAGTGGATTCTGCAGGAAGCCGGGCTACCGGAAACGCCGGCATTGGAATCCACCCGGGCCGCTCTGCGGTAGGGCAATTGGTCAGGCCGTTCCGTTGAGACCAAGGTTGAGGACCACCCGCCCGTTGATTTGACCATGCTTCATCCGCTCGAACACGTTATTGACCTGCTCCAGCGGCTGGAGTTCGATGTTTGGCTTGACCTTCCCCTCGGCGGCGAATTGCAGGCTTTCGTGCAAATCCTTCCGCGTTCCGACAATCGATCCGCGCACGGTCAGACGGTTGAGCACCACATCGAAAATCGGCAGGGGAAAATCCCCTGGCGGCAGGCCCACCATCGAACACGTCCCCCCGCGCCGGAGCATGGCAATGGCCTGGCGGAAAATGGAGGCTGAAACGGCCGCGACCACGACGCCATGCGCCCCACCGGTCTGACGCTTGATAGCTGCCACCGGGTCTTCTTCTTTGGCGTTGACGGTCACTTCAGCGCCAAGCTGCCGGGCCAGTTCGAGCTTGTCGGAGGCAATGTCCACCGCCCCGACGTGCAGCCCCATGGCCTTGGCATACTGCACCGCCATGTGTCCGAGGCCGCCCACGCCGATGACCACCAGCCATTCACCCGGACGCGCCTGGGTTTCCTTGATGGCCTTGTAGGTTGTCACCCCGGCGCACAACACTGGTGACGCAATAGAAAAATCAAGACCATCCGGGATGTGTCCGACGTAGGCGGCCGGCGCCACGACATATTCGGCAAAACCGCCGTCCACGGAATACCCCGTGTTGTGCTGGTGCTCGCACAGGGTCTCCCAGCCGGTCAGGCAGTACTCACACAGGCCACATGCGTCATGCAGCCAGGGCACACCGACCCGGTCACCTTCCTTGACGGAAGTCACCTGATCGCCGACAGCCGCCACATAACCGGCCCCTTCGTGACCGGGCACCAGCGGGAGTTTCGGTTTGATGGGCCAGTCACCATCGGCCGCGTGTAAGTCCGTGTGACAGACCCCGCTGGTGACGACCTTGATCAGCACTTGTCCGGGCCCCGGACGGGGCACGTCCATTTCTTCAATGGTCAGGGGTTTTCCAAACTCGTGAACTACAGCCGCGCGCATTTTGTTTGGCAGCATGCGTCAAAACCTCCATGTACCGGGACTCGACATCCACTCCTGACACACCTGTGACCAGGCCGGCCACAGAAGGGCTCTGCCTGGCTGATGGCGCATCCGTAAGGGAACGAGCGTTGTTTTGGAAAGTAAAGTTGGGGGGCGCAGAAGTGTGATGTTCAATACACTAGCCAAAATGACGCGCCTTGGCAAACCAGATTTTGCTTTTGGAATGATTTTTTGGGCTGTCAGTACTCGCGCCGCAGCGGACGCCCCATGATTTCGGCCATGGCGTCCTGTACGCTGCGGCCTTCGTACAGCACCTGATACATGCCGCGT
This window of the Chloracidobacterium sp. N genome carries:
- a CDS encoding UvrD-helicase domain-containing protein; translated protein: MECLSLSDEQRRAVEAPFGSNLVIAGPGTGKTRTLAYRVIHVIRALGVPPDNILAVTYTNKATEEMRYRLRWLLPDEAGRLTIGTFHSFCIRLLRQHHAHLDLPRHFGIADENAQIRLLQRLRPNITEQNARNILLHFSQERLGKLKDMDTLARENPFFAQYLAGLRHNALIDFDDILVLTGRLLNRTEILDEVRAGLRFILVDEFQDTDRMQYAILKRLALRQDLNTKRCENIIPVFAVADDDQSIFAWRGAHPENIHEFFTEFLAGQDEAVLRLETNYRCSGHIVEAANRLMAQAPRLFDKSPQAHRAAGKAVQIVPYGSPEEEIAGIAQDILTARQQNVPLSEMAILYRRHDTGQQIEVALLEKGIPCQVVRRTGQFEAPTVKQWLLLMRTIVNPDDDLALAELIGLICDDATRRYFEQQHRSATGKQALRHILWEALEADQSDVRRAAGKIVGWLAFGKTCLDTSPCLSHWIATLGAFLKADTAAMPPLAVPSPDLVTAARWLARLSEVKGTLVIAATDPLVEEVATYLVVHTLAGQAAFHVCAGRKLPPQIPTEKAVLLALDPAAEQTATRQWKFDGVLLVATTLPGQATYARRQVDPGALPTDERGAQPSRFVTLWKLMRTYLATTLQPLFADYTVVDLETTDKDAQHCDIVEVAAVRIRQGKETEAYSQLVRPTLEPISTEAEKTHHISPAMVADAPTFEEIAPALHAFLGQDLLVAHNGLAFDFRILRRRFREAGLTFDHPCFDTLLFARQLYADHPTIRRCRLEDLAQAHGIEIGTAHRALDDTRALAAVFQAMQRDYQEQRAATLGAETLGILALAMLLEMSETDADASSLFQAGAAMWKTATDDWLVSRLEGEPVAATALAVWRKRLGSDVTETVNQAPEVLAALAKRYDDLPTREGMQALLDFTRLMTAADHWRDCEAVTLMTIHAAKGLEFSHVWLPALEESSPVSGSPPPAANPNRHNNDRLEEERRLLYVGLTRAQEQAVLSWAKTRDGNSRTHLRFLADLGQLVSAGENGSAFSPDMA
- a CDS encoding competence/damage-inducible protein A, which translates into the protein MSHAEIIAIGSELLTPFRSDTNSLWLTAELNALGIAVRRKTVVGDDELFLEETLRDALRNSPVVITTGGLGPTEDDITRKVVARVTQRPLVLQPDILDRIRHQFESRGLKMAPNNERQALVPRDAEALHNEYGTAPGIVIAEGDRLLILLPGPPREMRPMFTTHVRPRLAPLAGSTRLRTRTLRVAGMGESQVDDLIAPIYTRYTNPTTTILFNNTEVELHFTASAPSDAEAEALLDEVVGQVEQVLGVNVFSHCGETLEQIVGLRLTLKGYTIATAESCTGGLLSKRLTDVPGSSKYFLEGVIAYANEAKTRRLGVPAELIAAHGAVSAEVAEAMATGVKARAGTTIGVGITGIAGPDGGTDEKPVGLVYVGVAGDFIVTHRKFILPGDRDRIRHLASQVALDLVRRTFLL
- the purS gene encoding phosphoribosylformylglycinamidine synthase subunit PurS — its product is MKATVHVTLKPGVLDPQGQTIQRASEALGFTRIRDVRQGKFFEVELADSDDTEAARAELERFAREVLANPVIEDYRIEFLPA
- the rplI gene encoding 50S ribosomal protein L9, with protein sequence MMELLLKENVEHLGIRGDIVKVRAGYGRNYLIPKGLALMATRANIKLIERERQRLVKLAEAELAAARSLSEKLATLTLTFPRKAGEKGTLYGSVTSMDVAEALAAQQLEVERRQIALKEPIKALGEYEVPVRLHRDVTVALKVVVVSDAPASDAPAAAAPATPVASPTDTAAPATAPAAE
- the rpsF gene encoding 30S ribosomal protein S6 — translated: MNTKCDRLYEVMFIVDPDLPEGEMEGIVESLSTQITSQGGVVNKVEKIGRQRLAYMIRKGSRRFYEGFYILLHVNGTGREIAETERRLRVLDPVIRFLTVRVDEDLKRAQKIKARRERRMEIRAARRTANNAGAESEGDE
- the pth gene encoding aminoacyl-tRNA hydrolase encodes the protein MKCVVGLGNPGATYALTRHNIGFLVVDALAERAGRPIKLAECEALTGRITVGTEVVLLAKPQTFMNASGQAVALLCARYDCNPQRDLLAVVDDVALPFGRLRLRAKGSAGGHNGLKSLNAKLRTEHYARLRVGIGPAHPVENLADFVLSRFSAAEQAELPAVTARAADAVEAWVHYGIEPAMARFNA